One genomic region from Saprospiraceae bacterium encodes:
- a CDS encoding response regulator transcription factor → MVTRVFVYDDNIGRQEALKLLLETTHDMEFAGAKINCSTVEQDIKTANPDVVLMDIDMPKVNGIKGLKLIRQFAPKVYIIMQTVFEDEEKIFEAIHAGAHGYFLKKTHPLKLIEGIRDVLDGGAPMTPSVAKKVLEVFNQQPLNRPENNFDLTPREKEILSMLAKGMSYKMIAESSDISFNTVNSHLKKIYEKLHVHSATEAVILALEKKIV, encoded by the coding sequence ATGGTTACCCGGGTATTTGTCTATGATGATAACATTGGGAGACAAGAAGCACTTAAGTTGTTATTGGAAACCACACACGATATGGAGTTTGCCGGGGCAAAAATAAATTGCAGTACCGTAGAGCAGGATATTAAGACTGCTAACCCGGATGTTGTATTGATGGATATCGATATGCCCAAGGTCAATGGCATCAAGGGTCTTAAATTAATCCGCCAGTTTGCTCCAAAAGTGTACATCATCATGCAGACAGTGTTTGAAGATGAAGAAAAAATATTCGAAGCTATTCACGCAGGAGCACATGGATATTTTTTGAAAAAAACGCACCCTTTAAAATTAATCGAAGGGATCCGCGATGTTTTAGATGGAGGCGCCCCAATGACACCGTCCGTCGCGAAAAAAGTCCTGGAAGTTTTTAATCAACAGCCTTTAAATCGGCCCGAAAATAATTTTGACCTCACCCCCCGTGAAAAAGAAATATTGTCGATGCTGGCAAAAGGAATGAGTTATAAAATGATTGCAGAATCCAGCGATATTAGTTTCAATACAGTAAACTCACACCTTAAAAAAATTTATGAGAAACTGCATGTCCATTCGGCTACCGAAGCGGTAATACTTGCACTGGAGAAGAAAATTGTATAA
- a CDS encoding beta-propeller fold lactonase family protein — MIQRRDALKALFALFVRLPGMAQGPSVSTLIGTGSGGYSNRQVNNPYGLAIGPDGALYFCDLDNQRIRRLDLRTRQTQTVAGNGQKGYSGDGAAATKASLNMPHEIQFDAVGHLYIAERDNHVIRKVDAYTHTISTFAGTGTPGFSGDGGPASAAQLRQPHSIAVDPSRRFLFICDIGNHRVRRVEFATGLIDTFAGTGDQQPTPDGAPLSGTPLHGPRTIAFDPAGDLYLALREGNAIYRIDSASLTLHHLAGTGEKGYFGDGGQARLAKLGGPKGLAWSQDLLYVADTENHVIRGIELKSGLIHTVLGTGRRGDGPEPDPHRCALARPHGVLVDAHGVLYVGDSEAHRIRTLR; from the coding sequence ATGATTCAACGGCGTGACGCGCTCAAAGCACTGTTTGCCCTTTTTGTCCGCCTGCCGGGGATGGCGCAGGGGCCCTCCGTCTCGACACTCATCGGGACAGGTTCGGGCGGATACTCAAATCGGCAAGTCAACAACCCCTACGGTCTCGCAATCGGACCTGACGGGGCGCTTTATTTCTGCGATTTGGACAATCAACGCATCCGTAGACTCGACCTCAGGACTCGCCAAACGCAGACCGTGGCGGGGAACGGACAGAAAGGTTATTCGGGTGATGGTGCAGCTGCGACAAAGGCCTCACTGAACATGCCGCACGAGATACAATTCGACGCTGTAGGACATCTCTACATCGCTGAGCGAGACAATCATGTGATTCGCAAGGTAGATGCTTACACCCACACCATCTCAACGTTTGCAGGCACCGGGACTCCTGGATTTTCGGGCGACGGAGGGCCTGCCTCCGCGGCGCAACTGCGCCAGCCTCATAGCATTGCTGTAGACCCGTCGCGCCGATTCTTGTTTATCTGCGACATCGGTAATCACCGGGTACGGCGGGTGGAGTTCGCGACGGGCCTGATAGACACCTTCGCCGGCACCGGTGACCAGCAGCCAACCCCTGATGGCGCTCCCCTGAGCGGTACACCACTCCATGGGCCAAGGACCATTGCCTTCGATCCAGCCGGCGACTTGTACCTTGCGCTGCGGGAGGGCAATGCAATCTACCGCATTGATAGCGCCTCTCTGACCCTTCATCATTTAGCCGGAACCGGGGAGAAAGGGTACTTCGGAGACGGTGGCCAGGCGCGCCTGGCCAAATTAGGCGGGCCGAAGGGCCTGGCCTGGAGCCAGGATTTATTGTACGTAGCGGACACCGAAAACCATGTCATTAGGGGGATTGAATTAAAATCGGGACTGATTCACACCGTGTTGGGTACCGGTCGGCGGGGCGACGGACCAGAACCTGATCCCCATCGCTGTGCGCTCGCGCGACCGCACGGCGTGCTGGTAGACGCTCACGGAGTCTTATATGTGGGTGACAGCGAGGCCCACCGGATTCGAACACTCCGTTGA
- a CDS encoding DUF4190 domain-containing protein, producing MAILGFSISVASLLLGINLFIFLSIFGGLLGILFSSIALKRIKRQRVPRKGKGLAVAGLVTGIVVAGAWLIFILGFLLAFA from the coding sequence ATGGCAATTTTAGGATTTTCAATTAGTGTAGCAAGCCTTCTGTTAGGTATTAACCTCTTTATTTTTTTATCAATATTCGGTGGGCTCCTTGGAATACTTTTTAGTTCCATTGCATTAAAAAGAATTAAACGGCAACGGGTACCAAGAAAAGGAAAAGGATTAGCAGTTGCTGGACTGGTTACAGGAATAGTGGTAGCAGGAGCATGGCTGATATTTATATTAGGATTTCTATTGGCATTTGCGTAG
- a CDS encoding LamG domain-containing protein, with the protein MNKYVLLFFLVLINQVCPCQSNNIAFFPFNGNAGDLSSNGLIGTVTGAVLTEDRCGHPNSAYYFDGVNDVITIPDNNVLDIGKQDYSIVAWIKTSSYNWGRIISKGSSSCQTGYMMRTGSSSASKIHLENAYQSSCKVYLAGTTTINDDQWHCVAGVVKRDSFAQIYIDGVFNTQQTIATSNFDLTNNNELLIGANYQNSIYPE; encoded by the coding sequence ATGAATAAATATGTATTATTGTTTTTTCTCGTCTTGATAAACCAGGTTTGTCCTTGCCAATCTAATAACATTGCTTTTTTTCCTTTTAATGGAAACGCCGGCGACCTTTCATCAAATGGGCTAATCGGCACAGTCACAGGAGCGGTATTAACTGAAGATAGGTGCGGCCATCCAAACTCGGCATATTATTTTGACGGTGTGAATGATGTTATTACGATTCCTGATAATAACGTGCTTGATATTGGCAAACAAGATTATTCAATAGTGGCATGGATTAAGACTTCAAGTTACAATTGGGGCCGAATTATTTCAAAAGGAAGTTCGAGTTGTCAAACAGGCTATATGATGAGAACAGGAAGTTCAAGTGCATCAAAAATACATTTAGAAAATGCGTATCAATCAAGTTGCAAAGTTTATCTCGCAGGAACAACCACAATAAATGACGATCAATGGCACTGTGTTGCAGGCGTTGTGAAAAGAGATTCATTTGCACAAATTTATATTGACGGAGTATTTAATACACAACAGACCATTGCCACCTCAAATTTTGACTTAACCAATAATAACGAATTACTCATAGGGGCAAATTATCAAAATTCAATTTACCCAGAATGA
- a CDS encoding gliding motility-associated C-terminal domain-containing protein: MSIQEVNNACFNLYEIVDNINICAGENYQGHSATEIYYDTVTCNSVRKTILTVLPQKAGTVYKSICQGETFEGHGTTGIFIDTLLKKASNGCDSIRTINLSVLSKKARTLNQKICNGTVFAGYTTAGTYVDTLIGMASNGCDSIRTINLTVNPNYQIKETKTICAGSSYDFNGQMISNEGEYLDTIHTLSGCDSLIILDLKIARNDFLGYDTSICIARDFLLKSPSDNTSWFDNTTAKTKIIYKTGTYWATILDANGCEIVDTIYIQFNVKSFVPNVFSPNDDGINDCFFPNFSELSFVSYRLGIFDRWGSLVFHTENPQSCWDGGSSGEKCDAGVYTYFIEIETEFCKKTIIKGDVTLIK, encoded by the coding sequence TTGTCCATTCAGGAAGTAAATAATGCTTGTTTTAATTTATATGAAATAGTTGATAACATTAATATATGCGCAGGTGAAAATTATCAAGGACACAGTGCTACCGAGATTTATTATGATACAGTCACTTGCAATTCAGTTCGAAAGACAATATTGACTGTTTTGCCCCAAAAGGCCGGAACAGTATATAAAAGCATTTGCCAGGGGGAAACATTTGAAGGGCATGGGACGACGGGTATTTTTATCGATACACTTTTAAAGAAAGCATCAAATGGTTGCGACAGTATTCGAACGATTAACCTATCAGTTTTGTCCAAAAAGGCACGAACTTTAAACCAAAAAATTTGCAATGGGACAGTTTTTGCAGGATACACTACTGCCGGCACTTATGTTGATACGCTAATAGGAATGGCATCAAACGGATGCGACAGCATCAGAACAATAAACTTAACTGTAAACCCCAATTATCAAATCAAAGAAACAAAAACCATCTGTGCGGGATCAAGCTATGATTTTAACGGACAGATGATTTCAAACGAAGGCGAATATTTGGATACTATTCATACTCTATCCGGGTGCGATAGTTTGATAATATTGGATTTGAAAATTGCTCGTAATGATTTTTTGGGTTATGATACTTCTATTTGTATCGCGAGAGACTTCCTTTTGAAAAGCCCATCTGACAACACTTCTTGGTTTGACAATACAACGGCCAAAACCAAAATAATATACAAAACTGGAACCTATTGGGCAACAATATTGGATGCAAATGGTTGCGAAATAGTTGATACAATTTATATTCAATTCAATGTCAAATCATTTGTCCCGAATGTTTTTAGTCCAAATGATGACGGTATAAACGATTGTTTTTTTCCCAATTTTTCAGAATTGTCTTTTGTCTCCTATCGGCTTGGCATTTTTGACAGGTGGGGAAGTTTGGTTTTTCACACAGAAAACCCACAAAGTTGTTGGGACGGAGGAAGCAGCGGTGAAAAGTGTGATGCTGGGGTTTATACTTATTTCATTGAAATCGAAACAGAATTTTGTAAAAAGACGATAATAAAAGGAGATGTAACTTTAATAAAATAA
- a CDS encoding DUF1080 domain-containing protein, which produces MKTKLLFFAALLISLFFTSCTEPAKQEAAPAQKKSDISEFLGQWTIDVDGGGVSWLEVRQEAGYLDADLLWVGGSVSPVANVYMDNSNHLIVDRIDNVVRTKDASNAPIRTQQATNWLEVSKNGDKIGGYLLRPKRNGIGVDSTAFTGTKLMAPPAAPDLAAAKWGQPIQLFNGKDLTGWKLINEKQKNGFYAKEGILGTNPAQVEGQEHISYGNLRTEQEFEDFNLKLEVNVPEGSNSGVYLRGIYEIQVFDSYKKPLDSHNMGALYSRLTPSVSAEKPAGSWQSLDITLCDRHVTVLLNGTKIIDNQPVYGPTGGAMKSDVNTPGPIYLQGDHGKVEYRNLVLTPIAK; this is translated from the coding sequence ATGAAAACCAAGCTTTTATTCTTCGCCGCATTATTAATTTCTTTATTCTTCACGTCGTGTACGGAACCAGCTAAACAGGAAGCGGCGCCGGCACAAAAAAAATCTGATATCAGCGAATTCCTGGGTCAGTGGACCATCGATGTGGATGGGGGTGGAGTGAGTTGGCTCGAAGTGCGCCAGGAGGCTGGCTATCTGGATGCCGACCTGCTTTGGGTCGGCGGCAGTGTATCTCCGGTAGCGAATGTATATATGGACAATTCGAATCATCTGATCGTTGACCGCATAGACAATGTCGTGCGGACCAAGGATGCCAGCAATGCCCCGATTCGCACCCAGCAAGCCACTAACTGGCTGGAAGTATCCAAAAATGGAGATAAAATAGGCGGCTACCTGTTAAGGCCTAAACGAAATGGCATCGGAGTGGATTCGACTGCGTTCACCGGCACGAAATTGATGGCGCCTCCTGCTGCGCCTGATTTGGCTGCTGCCAAATGGGGTCAACCCATCCAATTGTTTAACGGGAAGGACCTGACCGGTTGGAAGCTGATCAATGAAAAACAAAAAAATGGATTTTATGCCAAAGAGGGCATTCTCGGTACCAATCCTGCACAAGTGGAAGGACAGGAACATATCAGCTACGGCAATCTTCGCACGGAGCAGGAATTTGAAGACTTTAATCTGAAGCTCGAAGTGAATGTGCCGGAGGGCAGCAACAGCGGAGTGTACCTGCGTGGCATCTATGAGATCCAGGTGTTCGATTCTTACAAAAAGCCGCTCGACTCGCACAATATGGGAGCCCTTTACAGCCGCCTGACGCCCTCCGTGAGCGCTGAAAAGCCGGCCGGAAGCTGGCAATCACTGGACATCACGCTGTGTGACCGTCATGTCACAGTACTCCTCAATGGCACTAAGATCATCGACAACCAGCCCGTATACGGACCCACCGGAGGAGCCATGAAATCGGATGTGAATACTCCCGGCCCCATTTATCTGCAGGGTGACCACGGTAAGGTGGAGTACCGAAACCTGGTGCTGACCCCGATCGCAAAGTGA
- a CDS encoding prolipoprotein diacylglyceryl transferase, with translation MEDYLIVASNGPWYNLIYNLAFLITLCILLYEGYRRKFPLLKWIFIILITHLLFISGTKIGTYSANDFYFLFSRFQLPETSSKSLLGGLLFIGIGLMAVRYVFRFKHNILDAFAVAIPVGIAIQRIGCFVTGCCYGKICTLPWAVKYPVYTLPHFHQFNDKLISTHDLLSLPVHPVQLYEMAGLIVVVFLILKFRKTFKAAGSSLLLSMVLIFVVRFVSEFFRDVHAHTVGGEMVSVFNVTQLVLVPLILILSLMLWKKEKLAFNLFRIYRHLM, from the coding sequence ATGGAAGATTACCTGATTGTTGCATCCAATGGGCCTTGGTATAACCTAATTTATAATCTGGCATTTTTAATTACCCTCTGTATTTTGTTATACGAGGGATACCGCCGAAAATTCCCCCTATTGAAGTGGATTTTTATAATCTTAATTACACATCTGCTATTTATTTCCGGTACAAAAATCGGAACCTATTCAGCAAATGACTTTTACTTTTTGTTTTCAAGGTTTCAATTGCCCGAAACTTCATCCAAGTCGCTTTTGGGCGGATTATTATTTATCGGAATTGGTCTGATGGCCGTACGCTATGTGTTTCGGTTCAAACATAATATTCTGGATGCTTTCGCCGTGGCGATACCTGTTGGAATTGCCATTCAGCGAATAGGTTGTTTTGTTACTGGATGCTGCTACGGAAAAATATGTACTTTACCCTGGGCTGTAAAATATCCGGTATACACATTGCCGCATTTCCATCAGTTCAACGATAAACTGATCAGTACCCACGATTTATTATCGCTTCCGGTGCATCCCGTACAACTCTATGAAATGGCTGGATTGATCGTTGTTGTATTTCTTATCCTTAAATTCCGGAAAACGTTTAAAGCGGCAGGCAGTTCGCTCCTGCTTTCAATGGTTCTGATCTTTGTCGTCCGGTTTGTGTCTGAATTTTTCAGGGATGTACATGCGCACACGGTTGGCGGCGAAATGGTTTCGGTTTTTAATGTCACACAACTGGTTCTGGTTCCGTTGATTCTTATACTTTCCTTGATGCTCTGGAAAAAGGAAAAGCTAGCATTCAATCTGTTCCGAATATACAGGCATCTGATGTAG
- a CDS encoding helix-turn-helix transcriptional regulator, which yields MNLSSFVKQLRNTSSITQVELAEKAGVGLRFVRELEQGKETLRLDKVNQVLNLFGYEMGPVKSEQPATNNQQ from the coding sequence ATGAATCTATCATCTTTTGTAAAGCAATTACGGAATACATCAAGTATCACACAGGTGGAATTGGCTGAGAAGGCCGGGGTTGGTTTACGCTTTGTTAGAGAGCTGGAACAAGGCAAGGAAACGCTGAGGCTCGATAAAGTAAACCAGGTATTGAACCTGTTCGGCTACGAAATGGGACCGGTAAAATCCGAACAACCAGCAACTAACAACCAACAATGA
- a CDS encoding HipA N-terminal domain-containing protein, whose translation MRRAEIKVHNELAGWLNEDENGYHFQYARAYLQMKDPKPVSLTLPLQENEFTSKVLFSFFDGLIPEGWLLNIAEKNWKLNPRDRMGLLLACCKDCIGAVSVHPINENET comes from the coding sequence ATGAGAAGGGCTGAAATAAAAGTGCACAACGAACTGGCCGGTTGGCTGAATGAAGATGAAAATGGATACCACTTTCAATATGCACGTGCCTACCTTCAAATGAAGGATCCGAAGCCTGTTAGCCTCACACTGCCGCTTCAGGAAAATGAATTTACAAGCAAAGTATTGTTCTCGTTTTTTGATGGATTAATACCAGAAGGATGGCTACTGAACATTGCTGAAAAGAATTGGAAACTGAACCCCAGAGACCGAATGGGCTTACTCCTTGCATGTTGTAAAGATTGTATTGGTGCAGTTAGTGTTCATCCAATAAATGAAAATGAAACATGA
- a CDS encoding HipA domain-containing protein translates to MSKRCLYCYQILQENETDFHATCSKKIFGVPIPPVLPYSEENMNELAAQIIQSQTTVTGVQPKLSLHLASAEQPKFAKRFTIVGMWGGYILKPPSPHYPHLPEVEDLSMHLANLAKIRVVPHSLIRLTSGNLAYITKRIDRVKKEKLHMEDMCQLTDKLTENKYRGSHEQVAKAILKFSATPGLDVINFFELVLFSFLTGNADMHLKNFSLIHQPINGPVFSPANDLVATALVNPDDDEDLALTLNGKKKKINRNDFIVAFTTLGLDAKQQANIFKKMEKAKSVWFDFIDISFLNDEMKGAYKNLIHDRFTRLY, encoded by the coding sequence ATGAGTAAACGTTGCCTATACTGTTACCAAATCCTGCAGGAAAATGAAACTGATTTTCATGCAACCTGCAGCAAAAAGATATTTGGAGTACCCATTCCGCCTGTATTACCCTATTCGGAAGAAAATATGAATGAGTTGGCAGCTCAAATCATACAATCTCAAACTACAGTTACCGGAGTGCAACCAAAATTATCGCTTCATCTGGCATCAGCAGAACAACCAAAGTTTGCCAAGCGATTCACGATTGTAGGCATGTGGGGTGGATATATTCTAAAACCCCCTTCACCTCATTACCCACACCTTCCGGAAGTAGAAGATCTTAGCATGCATTTGGCAAACCTTGCAAAAATTAGAGTTGTGCCACATAGCCTCATCCGCTTAACATCTGGAAATCTGGCCTATATCACCAAACGAATAGATAGGGTAAAGAAGGAGAAGCTTCACATGGAAGACATGTGTCAACTCACAGATAAATTGACAGAAAACAAATACAGAGGATCTCATGAACAAGTGGCAAAGGCCATTTTAAAATTTTCTGCAACGCCTGGTTTAGATGTCATCAATTTTTTTGAATTGGTTTTGTTCTCCTTTCTTACCGGAAATGCAGACATGCACCTTAAAAATTTTTCGTTGATTCATCAACCTATCAATGGCCCTGTTTTTTCTCCGGCCAACGACTTGGTAGCCACTGCATTGGTAAATCCTGATGATGACGAAGATTTGGCATTAACGCTAAATGGTAAAAAGAAAAAAATCAACCGAAATGACTTTATAGTGGCATTTACCACACTTGGACTGGATGCAAAACAGCAGGCAAATATTTTTAAGAAAATGGAAAAGGCAAAATCAGTTTGGTTTGATTTCATCGACATCAGCTTTTTAAATGACGAAATGAAAGGGGCATACAAAAACCTAATTCATGATCGATTCACCAGATTGTATTAA
- a CDS encoding LytTR family transcriptional regulator → MSKPFWDHWATTEEEIAQKIKEIKLTKLKKKYEEKISFRVKNETYYLKPDDLYFIKIEEKSKNATRVGLLSEVLIVNKSIAKWIEALPKQFIQIRRQTIINVIHLSKYDHKENTLLLKGLENKKIHVGRGFRGVLGGEDV, encoded by the coding sequence TTGAGCAAACCCTTTTGGGATCATTGGGCGACCACTGAAGAAGAAATTGCCCAAAAAATCAAAGAGATTAAATTAACTAAACTTAAGAAAAAATATGAGGAGAAAATATCATTTCGAGTCAAAAACGAAACCTATTATCTAAAACCAGATGATCTCTATTTTATTAAAATCGAAGAGAAAAGCAAAAACGCAACGAGAGTAGGCTTGCTCTCGGAAGTTTTGATAGTAAACAAATCTATTGCTAAGTGGATAGAGGCATTACCCAAACAGTTTATACAGATCAGGAGACAAACCATCATCAATGTAATTCACCTCAGCAAGTATGATCATAAAGAAAACACTTTGCTTTTAAAAGGTTTGGAAAATAAAAAAATTCACGTAGGAAGGGGATTTAGGGGGGTACTGGGCGGGGAGGATGTTTAA
- a CDS encoding type I restriction-modification system subunit M, which translates to MAEDKKQLLEQKLWSIADTLRGKMDADDFRDYILGFIFYKYLSEKMHHYADYVLKPNNITYLAIDEDNEDDREMLNYVREESLHSLGYFLKPSELFGALASRTNAEGKAHFILADLTRILNNIQQSTLGTASEEDFSNLFEDLDLTSSKLGKTESAKNELVVRIMQQLDQVDFEVENVEHDVLGDAYEYLIGKFASGAGKKAGEFYTPQQVSMVLARLVTVGKTKLKTVYDPTCGSGSLLLRVAREVKEVGAFYGQESNPTTFNLCRMNIIMHRVHFKKFDIRNEDTLERPQHIDQRFEAIVANPPFSAQWSASPLFMSDDRYAPYGRLAPKGTADFAFVQHMIYQLSDTGTMACVLPHGVLFRGGAEGHIREYLIKERNYLDAVIGLPANIFYGTGIPTCILVLKKKREHADTVLFIDASQHFEKVKTQNVLRPEDIDRIIATYKTRVAEDKYSYEAPLSEIAENDYNLNIPRYVDTFEEEEAVNLKAVSAALKKLEVDMKDTDATIAEFCKELGIDTPF; encoded by the coding sequence ATGGCAGAAGACAAAAAACAGCTACTTGAACAAAAACTTTGGAGCATCGCAGATACTCTCCGGGGCAAGATGGATGCGGACGATTTCAGGGATTATATCCTGGGCTTTATCTTCTATAAGTACCTGAGTGAGAAGATGCATCATTACGCAGATTATGTCCTTAAACCGAACAACATTACCTATCTGGCCATTGACGAAGACAATGAAGATGATAGAGAAATGCTCAATTATGTGAGAGAGGAGTCATTGCATTCATTGGGGTATTTCCTGAAGCCGTCGGAACTTTTTGGAGCTTTGGCTTCCAGAACAAATGCTGAAGGCAAAGCACATTTTATCCTGGCAGATTTGACCAGAATACTGAATAATATCCAACAGAGTACGCTTGGCACCGCTAGTGAAGAAGACTTTAGCAATCTTTTTGAAGACCTCGACTTAACGAGTAGCAAACTCGGCAAAACAGAAAGTGCTAAAAATGAACTGGTGGTTCGTATCATGCAGCAACTGGATCAGGTAGATTTTGAGGTTGAGAATGTGGAACATGATGTCTTAGGTGATGCCTACGAATACCTCATTGGTAAGTTTGCCAGTGGAGCCGGTAAAAAAGCAGGCGAGTTCTACACCCCTCAGCAAGTAAGTATGGTGCTGGCCAGGTTGGTTACTGTGGGTAAAACCAAACTGAAAACGGTGTATGACCCTACCTGCGGTTCCGGATCTCTATTGCTACGGGTAGCCAGGGAAGTAAAAGAAGTAGGTGCATTCTACGGACAAGAGAGCAACCCTACTACCTTCAACCTTTGTCGCATGAATATCATCATGCATCGTGTGCACTTTAAAAAATTTGACATCAGAAATGAAGATACCCTGGAGCGGCCTCAGCATATCGACCAGCGCTTCGAGGCGATAGTAGCCAATCCTCCTTTCTCCGCACAATGGAGTGCCAGCCCACTATTTATGAGTGATGACCGGTATGCCCCCTATGGACGACTTGCTCCTAAAGGCACGGCTGACTTTGCTTTTGTGCAGCACATGATATATCAACTGTCTGATACCGGCACCATGGCCTGTGTCCTGCCTCACGGCGTGTTGTTCAGAGGTGGCGCCGAAGGACATATCCGCGAGTACCTGATTAAAGAAAGAAACTACCTCGATGCAGTGATTGGTCTGCCCGCCAACATCTTTTACGGCACCGGCATACCTACCTGCATACTCGTGCTGAAGAAAAAACGCGAACATGCCGATACCGTATTGTTCATAGATGCCAGCCAGCATTTTGAAAAAGTAAAAACACAAAACGTATTGCGGCCGGAGGACATTGACAGAATTATTGCCACCTACAAAACCCGCGTTGCCGAAGACAAGTACAGCTATGAAGCACCCCTCAGCGAAATAGCTGAGAACGACTACAACCTGAACATACCCCGCTATGTAGATACCTTTGAAGAAGAAGAAGCGGTGAACTTAAAAGCGGTATCTGCTGCACTCAAAAAACTAGAGGTGGATATGAAAGATACGGATGCTACGATTGCGGAGTTTTGTAAAGAACTAGGAATAGATACACCTTTTTAA
- a CDS encoding GxxExxY protein yields the protein MQLEDITYKINGCAMKVHNTLGNGFQEVIYQRCMAIELAKANLNFVREEEQDIFYEGMHVGTRRADFVVEKLIIVELKAMINLEDVHLAQAKNYLVAYGMPLGLLINFDGKSLQFKKVFNSQHRLEN from the coding sequence ATGCAGCTTGAAGACATAACTTATAAGATTAATGGCTGTGCAATGAAAGTGCACAATACCCTGGGCAATGGATTTCAGGAAGTGATTTACCAGCGATGTATGGCTATAGAACTTGCGAAAGCAAATCTGAATTTTGTGCGTGAAGAGGAACAAGATATTTTTTATGAAGGCATGCATGTAGGCACGCGGCGGGCTGACTTTGTGGTAGAAAAACTGATCATTGTAGAATTGAAAGCAATGATCAATCTGGAAGATGTGCACCTAGCGCAAGCTAAGAACTATCTGGTGGCCTATGGTATGCCCTTGGGCTTGCTCATTAACTTTGACGGAAAGAGTCTACAGTTTAAAAAGGTATTCAACTCTCAGCACCGATTGGAGAATTAG
- a CDS encoding virulence RhuM family protein, translating into MPEENKIIIYHTPDGKVSISLMTDDGTVWMNQNQLATLFDTSVPNISMHISNILEENELYKNSVIKDYLSTAADGKNYKVAFYSLDMVLAIGFRVRSKRGTQFRQWANSHLKEYMVKGFIMDDERLKNPDGRPDYFDELLARIRDIRASEKRFYQKVRDLFALSSDYDSTDKATQMFYAETQNKLLYAITSQTAAEIVVSRADPNEPNMALTSWKGTIVRKQDIYIAKNYLNQDELDSLNRFVTVFLETAELRAKNRQGITLDFWPDSADKIIALNDKVLLHHKGSISNTEMEKLVEGRYEKFDANRKLQEARQADTQDMDELNELADKIKREKSLS; encoded by the coding sequence ATGCCAGAAGAAAATAAAATAATCATATACCACACCCCGGACGGCAAAGTCTCCATATCCCTCATGACTGATGATGGAACCGTATGGATGAACCAAAACCAGTTGGCAACACTTTTTGACACCTCTGTACCCAATATCAGCATGCACATATCTAATATATTGGAAGAGAATGAGTTGTACAAAAATTCAGTTATTAAGGATTACTTAAGTACTGCCGCTGACGGCAAGAACTATAAGGTGGCTTTCTACTCCTTGGATATGGTACTGGCTATCGGATTCCGGGTGCGGAGCAAACGAGGTACACAATTCAGGCAATGGGCCAACAGCCACTTAAAAGAGTACATGGTCAAGGGGTTTATTATGGATGACGAGCGCCTCAAAAATCCGGATGGCCGACCTGACTACTTTGATGAGCTACTCGCGCGCATCCGTGATATACGCGCGTCTGAGAAAAGGTTTTATCAAAAAGTGCGCGACCTGTTTGCCTTGAGCAGCGACTATGATAGTACGGACAAGGCTACTCAGATGTTTTATGCCGAGACACAAAACAAACTGCTCTATGCCATTACTAGCCAAACCGCTGCGGAGATAGTGGTCAGCAGGGCAGACCCCAATGAGCCCAATATGGCCCTGACCTCCTGGAAAGGTACCATCGTAAGGAAGCAGGATATCTATATCGCCAAAAATTATTTAAACCAGGACGAACTCGATAGTCTCAACAGGTTTGTCACTGTATTTTTAGAGACGGCAGAGCTACGGGCCAAAAACAGGCAGGGTATCACCCTAGATTTTTGGCCAGATAGTGCAGACAAAATCATTGCATTGAATGATAAAGTACTACTTCATCATAAAGGTAGTATTAGTAACACTGAAATGGAAAAACTGGTAGAGGGACGCTATGAAAAATTTGATGCAAATAGAAAACTACAGGAAGCCCGACAGGCAGATACACAGGATATGGATGAATTGAACGAACTGGCGGATAAAATAAAAAGGGAGAAAAGTCTTAGCTAA